The nucleotide sequence TCATTATACGGGCGGTGAACGTCATTGAGGTAGGCGTCGACGGCCTGCTCCAGCAGCGGTCTGAACCGGGGATACTGCGCCATGGCCCACCGCGCTCCCTGCACCTTGGTCATGATCTTCCCTGTCCGGATAAACGAGAGTATGCGAGCCAGGGTGAGGATGTTGGAGTCAAACATCCCGTAGGCCTCGAACGCAAACGCATCGATGTCCGCCGCGATCGCCTGCCGGAACTGCTCGTCGGTAATCACCGGCAGCACGCCGTCGGGGGGACTGCCGTACAGCACGATCCCCTGCTGCCGGACAAGCCGTATGTAGCTCGGGATGTCGTCATCCGGAAACGGGCCGTGCAGCAGCGGATTGGACTCGTCATGTGCGGCGTATCGCCCCGCCCACAGCTCGCTGAAGTGAAACTGGCACATGACCGGTGT is from Symbiobacterium terraclitae and encodes:
- a CDS encoding aminoglycoside adenylyltransferase domain-containing protein, with protein sequence MKIDVPEDVRRQLDACVEVIRSRVPGLVAIYLHGSICLGEFVPGKSDIDLLVICSEPMDAGCRASFADALLEVHRKPCKLELSVIMEDDLRSTPVMCQFHFSELWAGRYAAHDESNPLLHGPFPDDDIPSYIRLVRQQGIVLYGSPPDGVLPVITDEQFRQAIAADIDAFAFEAYGMFDSNILTLARILSFIRTGKIMTKVQGARWAMAQYPRFRPLLEQAVDAYLNDVHRPYNDVQLSEYKAFLTEEIRRGLGDTP